The following proteins come from a genomic window of Plectropomus leopardus isolate mb chromosome 11, YSFRI_Pleo_2.0, whole genome shotgun sequence:
- the rhcgb gene encoding ammonium transporter Rh type C-like 2 — translation MGCIQSFRQFCDRSKNTNVRISLPAVCIVWQTAMIILFGVFIRYNEESDPHWIEYRKAKNISSDIENDFYFRYPSFQDVHVMIFVGFGFLMTFLKRYSFGAVGFNFLIASFGLQWALLMQGWFHSLDYSDGKIKIGVENLINADFCVAGCLIAYGAVLGKVSAVQLMVMTLFGITLFAVEEYIILNLIHARDAGGSMVIHTFGGYYGLSISWMLYRPNLDQSSNLQGSVYHSDVFAMIGTLFLWMFWPSFNSAITDHGDGQHRAAINTYLALASTVLTTVAVSSLFQKHGKLDMVHIQNSTLAGGVAVGTAAEFMLMPYGSLIVGFCCGIISTLGYIYLTPFMEKYLKIQDTCGIHNLHAMPGVIGGIVGAITAAAASETVYGPEGLVNTFDFEGDFKNMVPTRQGGHQAAGLCVAICFGVGGGIIVGCILRLPIWGDPADDNCFDDEPYWELPEEEEVIPPILHYNNHMHNKDIAESNFTVEQA, via the exons ATGGGCTGTATCCAAAGCTTCAGGCAATTTTGTGACCGTTCAAAGAATACTAATGTGCGAATCAGTCTTCCAGCTGTTTGCATTGTGTGGCAAACAGCCATGATCATCTTGTTTGGAGTTTTCATTCGTTACAATGAAGAATCGGATCCACACTGGATAGAGTACaggaaagcaaaaaatatatcaaGTGACATTGAGAATGACTTCTATTTCAGATATCCAA GTTTCCAGGATGTCCATGTGATGATCTTTGTTGGATTTGGCTTCCTTATGACATTTCTAAAGCGCTACAGCTTTGGCGCAGTGGGTTTCAACTTCCTCATCGCGTCCTTCGGCCTTCAGTGGGCGCTCTTAATGCAAGGCTGGTTCCACTCCCTGGACTACTCTGATGGAAAGATCAAAATTGGAGTCGAAAA CCTGATCAATGCTGACTTCTGTGTGGCGGGCTGCTTAATAGCCTACGGGGCGGTGCTCGGTAAAGTCAGTGCAGTCCAGCTGATGGTTATGACTCTGTTTGGCATCACATTGTTCGCTGTGGAGGAATATATCATCCTGAATCTCATTCAC GCCAGAGATGCTGGAGGCTCCATGGTGATCCACACATTTGGAGGTTATTACGGTCTCTCCATCTCGTGGATGCTCTATCGGCCGAACCTGGACCAGAGCAGTAACCTGCAGGGCTCCGTCTACCACTCAGATGTCTTTGCCATGATTG GTACCCTCTTCCTGTGGATGTTCTGGCCAAGCTTCAACTCGGCCATCACAGACCACGGGGACGGGCAGCACAGAGCAGCCATAAACACCTACCTGGCTTTGGCCTCAACTGTCCTCACTACTGTGGCGGTCTCGAGCCTCTTccagaaacatggaaaattaGACATG GTTCACATCCAGAACTCCACTCTCGCTGGCGGTGTTGCAGTGGGAACTGCAGCAGAGTTCATGCTGATGCCCTACGGGTCTCTGATTGTGGGTTTCTGCTGTGGCATCATCTCCACACTGGGATATATCTACCTCACG CCTTTCATGGAGAAGTACCTGAAGATCCAGGACACATGTGGAATCCATAACCTGCACGCCATGCCAGGAGTCATAGGTGGCATTGTGGGGGCCATTACTGCCGCAGCTGCATCCGAAACTGTTTATGGCCCTGAAGG GCTTGTTAACACCTTTGACTTTGAGGgagatttcaaaaacatggtccCGACACGACAGGGTGGTCACCAGGCTGCAGGCCTCTGCGTGGCTATCTGCTTCGGTGTGGGCGGAGGCATCATTGTCG GTTGTATCCTAAGATTACCGATCTGGGGAGATCCTGCAGATGACAATTGTTTTGATGACGAGCCCTACTGGGAG CTTCCTGAAGAAGAAGAGGTCATTCCCCCAATCCTTCACTACAACAACCACATGCATAACAAAGATAT agcgGAGTCAAATTTCACCGTGGAGCAGGCCTGA